From the genome of Metarhizium brunneum chromosome 4, complete sequence, one region includes:
- the BDS1_1 gene encoding Alkyl/aryl-sulfatase BDS1, whose product MSTPSDNHDFEFAQKGLVATFVDPFIYSDRKQEVIWNNNAYNYLQEEAPETANKSLWRQGQLCAVEAGLYQVSTGIYQVRGTDIANMNIIQIPGTNGIIIIDCLTCVETARKSLNLYQEFHKGQFGQDPEIKALIYTHCHGDHFGGAQAITEIAGDDLRIIGPDGFLEHAVSENIYVGAAMGRRSIYMYGEGLPKSPTGQIGCGLGQALPSGTSSLLAPNQYIKQDGILSPSIEGLEIVCQLTPGTEAPAEVNFYFPAYKALCMAENATHTLHNIQTLRGAQVRDARLWSRHLDQAIALFGDKTSVVFASHHWPTWNEDDQNLVLPFLEEQRDYYAYLHNETLRHLNSGQTPVEIAESIQMPPNLSSKTHLRGYYGSVNHNVKGVYDKYMGWFDGNPANLWPRTPVESATRYVACMGGSDQVLAKAKDFIANNDLRFAATLLNHLVFADDKNAAARKELISVYTTLGYGCENGTWRNIYLTGAYELEHGPEAAVNAMSLESLMSVDLDELFDVVAINVDGPRACNEPGVTIEFMIGDMKASPKQPTEGAGWHVRLSNGAVTGRAVEYVPSPEPRDPNVTLTVWLLHKALVELVASAVAGKPTSIDSLDNVTTYGDTLAWDMITSLVTQPNVAFNIVTP is encoded by the coding sequence ATGAGCACCCCAAGCGACAATCATGACTTTGAATTTGCTCAAAAGGGTCTTGTTGCTACTTTCGTAGATCCATTCATCTACTCCGATCGGAAGCAAGAAGTTATCTGGAACAATAACGCCTACAATTACCTTCAAGAAGAGGCCCCAGAAACCGCTAACAAGTCTCTATGGAGACAAGGGCAGCTCTGCGCCGTGGAAGCAGGTCTCTACCAAGTCAGCACTGGGATTTACCAAGTGCGTGGGACGGACATAGCCAACATGAACATTATCCAGATTCCGGGTACCAACGGCATCATTATTATCGACTGTCTGACCTGTGTAGAGACCGCGCGAAAGTCCCTTAACCTCTACCAGGAATTCCACAAAGGCCAGTTTGGCCAAGACCCAGAGATTAAGGCCCTCATCTATACCCATTGCCATGGCGATCACTTTGGTGGCGCCCAGGCAATTACAGAGATTGCGGGTGATGATCTCAGAATTATTGGTCCTGACGGTTTTCTGGAACATGCTGTGAGTGAAAATATTTACGTTGGAGCAGCAATGGGCCGGCGGTCGATTTATATGTACGGAGAAGGACTGCCGAAGTCGCCGACAGGACAAATTGGCTGTGGGTTGGGCCAAGCGTTGCCGTCAGGAACCAGCTCCTTGCTTGCGCCAAATCAATACATCAAGCAAGATGGTATTTTATCCCCTAGTATTGAGGGGCTAGAGATTGTTTGCCAGTTGACCCCGGGCACAGAAGCCCCGGCCGAAGTCAACTTTTACTTTCCGGCATACAAGGCCCTTTGCATGGCGGAAAACGCAACTCATACCTTACATAACATCCAGACACTTCGGGGCGCCCAGGTTCGAGATGCGAGACTCTGGTCGCGACACCTTGATCAAGCTATTGCCTTGTTTGGCGACAAAACATCAGTCGTGTTTGCTAGCCACCACTGGCCGACTTGGAATGAAGACGACCAGAACTTGGTCCTCCCCTTCCTGGAGGAGCAACGCGATTACTATGCGTACCTTCATAACGAAACGCTCCGACACCTCAACAGCGGCCAGACTCCCGTGGAGATTGCCGAAAGCATCCAGATGCCGCCGAATCTGAGCTCCAAGACGCACCTCAGGGGGTACTATGGGTCTGTCAACCATAATGTCAAGGGCGTGTATGACAAGTATATGGGCTGGTTCGACGGTAACCCGGCAAATCTATGGCCGCGTACCCCCGTAGAGTCGGCGACGCGATATGTCGCCTGCATGGGCGGCAGCGATCAAGttctggccaaggccaaagacTTTATCGCGAACAACGATTTGCGATTTGCAGCCACTCTTTTAAACCACCTCGTTTTCGCCGACGACAAAAATGCTGCTGCAAGGAAGGAGCTGATATCAGTCTATACAACACTTGGGTACGGTTGCGAAAACGGCACGTGGCGCAACATTTACTTGACGGGGGCGTATGAACTGGAACACGGACCCGAAGCTGCTGTCAACGCAATGTCACTCGAGTCTTTAATGTCTGTTGACCTCGACGAGCTCTTTGACGTGGTGGCCATCAACGTGGATGGCCCTCGGGCATGCAATGAGCCGGGCGTCACCATTGAGTTCATGATAGGCGATATGAAGGCGTCGCCGAAGCAGCCGACTGAAGGTGCGGGCTGGCACGTCCGGCTGAGCAACGGTGCCGTCACGGGACGAGCTGTCGAGTACGTTCCGTCTCCGGAGCCGCGGGACCCCAATGTTACATTAACCGTGTGGCTCTTGCACAAGGCTCTTGTTGAACTGGTGGCATCGGCGGTGGCGGGTAAACCCACGAGCATCGACTCTCTCGACAACGTGACTACCTATGGGGATACGCTTGCGTGGGATATGATTACATCACTCGTTACACAACCAAATGTTGCGTTTAACATTGTTACTCCCTAA